The Cervus canadensis isolate Bull #8, Minnesota chromosome X, ASM1932006v1, whole genome shotgun sequence genome contains a region encoding:
- the LOC122434874 gene encoding casein kinase I-like, translating to MASSSGPKADFIVGGRYKLVREIGCGSFGDVYLAIDLTNHEEVAVKLESQSARQPRLINEKELYNVLQGGVGIPQIRWYGQETDYKVLVMDLLGPSLEDLFNFCSRRFTMKTVLMLAEQMISRLEYVHTQNLIHRDIKPDNFLMGTGQQWKKLFLIDFGLAKKYRDSRTGQHISYRKGKSLTGTPPYASIRAHLGIEQSRRDDMESLGYVLMYFNRASLPWQGLKAATMKQRCEKISEMKMATPVDVLCNGFPVEFAMYFKHCRGLSFEEAPDYTYLRQLFRILFRTLNYQHDYAFDWIVLQQKAAQQAASSSGQGQPAQTPTGNQTDKTKSEVKGS from the coding sequence ATGGCGAGCAGCAGCGGACCCAAGGCCGATTTCATTGTCGGAGGGAGATACAAACTGGTACGGGAGATCGGGTGTGGCTCCTTCGGGGACGTTTATTTGGCGATAGACCTCACCAACCACGAGGAAGTGGCAGTGAAACTAGAGTCACAGAGTGCGAGGCAGCCCCGGTTGATAAACGAGAAGGAGCTCTATAATGTTCTTCAAGGTGGGGTTGGCATCCCCCAGATACGGTGGTATGGTCAGGAAACGGACTATAAGGTGCTAGTCATGGATCTTCTGGGACCCAGCCTTGAAGACCTCTTCAATTTCTGTTCAAGGAGGTTCACGATGAAAACTGTACTTATGTTAGCTGAACAGATGATCAGTAGACTCGaatatgtgcacacacagaatCTGATACACAGAGACATTAAACCGGATAACTTCCTAATGGGTACTGGGCAGCAGTGGAAGAAGTTATTCCTTATTGATTTTGGTTTGGCTAAGAAGTACAGAGACAGCAGGACAGGGCAACACATATCGTACAGAAAGGGTAAAAGTCTCACTGGCACGCCTCCCTATGCTAGCATCCGTGCACATCTTGGTATTGAACAGAGTCGCCGAGATGACATGGAATCATTAGGATAtgttttgatgtattttaatAGAGCCAGCCTGCCATGGCAAGGACTAAAGGCTGCAACGATGAAGCAAAGATGTGAAAAGATTAGCGAAATGAAGATGGCCACACCTGTTGATGTTTTATGTAACGGATTTCCTGTAGAATTTGCCATGTACTTTAAGCATTGTCGTGGGCTGTCCTTTGAGGAAGCCCCGGATTACACATACCTGAGGCAGCTATTCCGCATTCTTTTCAGGACCCTGAATTACCAACACGACTATGCATTTGATTGGATAGTGCTACAGCAGAAAGCAGCACAGCAGGCTGCCTCTTCAAGTGGGCAGGGTCAGCCGGCCCAAACACCTACAGGCAATCAGACTGACAAAACCAAGAGTGAAGTGAAAGGTTCATAA